A stretch of the Maridesulfovibrio zosterae DSM 11974 genome encodes the following:
- the lipB gene encoding lipoyl(octanoyl) transferase LipB, which yields MDFIDLGLIPHSNAEQIQLQRLNQVIEGSAAEALYLLEHPPVVTLGRQGGIDNLLISKEALKQMGAEVVQTARGGNITCHYPGQLVVYPVIRVEKRRGGIKKFFHDMEETAIRTASHFGVEAARSEGRPGVWVGPGKLCSIGIGVKKWITYHGLSFNVSRDMKLFDAITLCGLHGAHPTSLSREAGRDIDIEEVKNVFREEFRKIFADTALAQS from the coding sequence ATGGATTTTATTGATCTGGGACTGATCCCCCACAGTAATGCCGAACAAATCCAGTTACAACGATTAAATCAAGTGATAGAGGGCTCCGCAGCAGAAGCCCTCTATCTGCTTGAGCATCCTCCTGTAGTTACCCTCGGTAGACAAGGCGGTATAGATAACCTGCTGATCAGTAAAGAAGCACTCAAACAAATGGGAGCTGAGGTTGTTCAGACTGCACGGGGAGGCAATATAACCTGTCATTACCCCGGTCAGCTCGTTGTTTATCCAGTCATACGCGTTGAAAAAAGACGTGGTGGCATAAAAAAATTCTTTCATGACATGGAAGAAACTGCTATCCGCACGGCTTCGCATTTCGGTGTCGAAGCGGCACGCAGTGAAGGTCGACCGGGCGTATGGGTCGGCCCCGGTAAATTATGCTCCATAGGCATTGGAGTTAAGAAATGGATTACCTATCACGGCCTTTCATTCAATGTATCCCGTGACATGAAACTTTTCGACGCCATCACCCTTTGTGGACTGCATGGCGCACATCCAACATCCCTGTCCCGTGAGGCTGGGCGAGATATTGATATAGAGGAAGTAAAAAATGTCTTCAGAGAAGAATTCAGAAAAATATTTGCGGATACCGCCTTGGCTCAGAGTTAA
- the lipA gene encoding lipoyl synthase, translated as MSSEKNSEKYLRIPPWLRVKLPTGKTFNNTAKLLADLNLNTVCQNAKCPNTWDCFSRKVATFLIMGHNCTRNCAFCNISPGLIEPLDADEPRRVSEAVSRLELKYVVITSVTRDDLPDGGAAHYAETIERIHNDHPECTVEVLIPDFQGDFDALKTVIAAGPDVINHNVETPPALYSKIRPQADYKQSIELLDRVKKTSKIHVKSGLMVGLGENDDQVREVIDNLAAINCDIITIGQYMRPSKEHPAVKRYVEPSVFDEYAEYGKGLKVPHMFCAPLVRSSFNAAEAFEEL; from the coding sequence ATGTCTTCAGAGAAGAATTCAGAAAAATATTTGCGGATACCGCCTTGGCTCAGAGTTAAACTTCCGACAGGAAAAACTTTCAATAATACAGCCAAACTGCTTGCGGACCTGAATTTAAACACTGTCTGCCAGAATGCCAAGTGCCCCAATACATGGGACTGTTTTTCACGCAAAGTGGCAACCTTTCTCATAATGGGCCACAACTGCACACGAAATTGTGCATTCTGCAATATTTCTCCGGGACTCATAGAGCCACTGGATGCCGATGAACCGCGCCGAGTGTCCGAGGCTGTTTCACGCCTTGAACTCAAATACGTAGTAATCACCTCGGTCACAAGAGACGATCTCCCTGATGGCGGTGCTGCGCACTACGCTGAGACCATTGAACGTATCCATAATGATCATCCTGAATGCACTGTAGAGGTTCTTATTCCTGATTTTCAAGGAGATTTTGATGCTCTCAAAACGGTTATTGCTGCTGGTCCAGATGTTATCAATCACAACGTAGAAACTCCGCCTGCACTTTATTCTAAGATACGTCCGCAAGCAGATTACAAGCAAAGTATTGAACTGCTTGACCGGGTAAAGAAAACAAGCAAAATACATGTAAAATCAGGTTTAATGGTAGGACTTGGAGAGAATGATGATCAAGTGCGCGAGGTTATCGATAATCTGGCTGCCATAAACTGCGACATAATCACCATAGGCCAATACATGCGCCCTTCAAAAGAACATCCGGCAGTAAAACGTTATGTTGAACCGTCAGTTTTTGATGAATACGCAGAATACGGCAAAGGCCTTAAAGTTCCGCATATGTTCTGCGCGCCGCTTGTAAGAAGCAGTTTTAATGCTGCCGAGGCATTCGAGGAATTGTAG
- a CDS encoding small ribosomal subunit Rsm22 family protein, with protein sequence MSIKVSSLFPLPTAEISKKLDHYLNVLNKAMPLRSKHKTELPYAIRDLSRALTGERASLPKDYMAEPRSLNAYLRYFLPWNLYRMSRLFQGLDITLPDDGVIIDLGAGPLTVAQALWIARPELREKKLTFVNVDRTPKPMREATKLFEALAGENSPWRMINVKGGTTSKIREKADLLVTANMVNEASGGTRAPLPIWAEKFCTSISRMLAPKGRILIIEPGIRMSGRVLSVIRNEYIEKGFSILGPCTHHEECPMNGEQGKAWCHFNFDAENAPVWLQKLSANCRLEKSNVSLSFLYVAQPGTETQQPHEGEIRIRAISDSFRLDEGGFAQYGCAAEGQILLTAKDGAKTLYPGGLIGMPAPEEDIKDVKSGAMIVELPMRDQDQKRAPKTEDKSVGKRSGKSSYERRKPQQKNEG encoded by the coding sequence ATGTCTATTAAAGTCAGTTCACTATTTCCGCTACCCACAGCTGAAATATCAAAAAAACTTGATCACTACCTGAATGTTCTGAACAAGGCGATGCCGCTTCGTTCCAAACATAAAACAGAACTCCCCTACGCTATCCGTGATTTATCACGGGCGCTCACAGGAGAAAGAGCCAGTCTTCCTAAAGACTATATGGCTGAACCTCGCAGTCTGAATGCCTATCTGCGCTACTTTCTGCCATGGAACCTCTACCGCATGTCACGTCTGTTTCAAGGACTTGATATAACGCTGCCGGATGACGGCGTAATTATTGATCTCGGAGCAGGGCCGCTTACTGTGGCTCAAGCTTTATGGATTGCCAGACCAGAGCTGCGTGAGAAGAAATTGACCTTTGTAAACGTGGACCGCACCCCTAAACCCATGCGTGAAGCAACCAAGTTATTTGAAGCTCTTGCTGGTGAAAACAGCCCGTGGCGCATGATTAATGTCAAAGGTGGCACCACTTCCAAAATAAGAGAAAAAGCAGACCTGCTGGTCACTGCCAATATGGTTAACGAAGCTTCAGGAGGGACTCGCGCTCCGCTGCCGATCTGGGCCGAGAAATTCTGCACATCCATCAGCAGAATGCTTGCACCAAAAGGGAGAATTCTCATTATTGAACCGGGAATCCGTATGTCCGGACGTGTGCTGTCTGTTATCCGTAATGAATATATTGAAAAAGGTTTTTCCATTCTAGGTCCTTGCACACATCATGAAGAGTGTCCCATGAACGGCGAGCAGGGAAAAGCATGGTGTCATTTTAATTTTGATGCAGAGAATGCCCCCGTCTGGCTGCAAAAACTTTCTGCCAACTGTCGTCTGGAAAAAAGTAATGTCAGCCTTAGTTTTCTATATGTAGCCCAGCCCGGAACTGAAACACAGCAGCCCCATGAAGGCGAAATACGTATCCGTGCTATTTCCGATTCATTCAGACTGGATGAGGGAGGCTTCGCCCAGTATGGCTGTGCAGCTGAAGGACAAATTCTGCTTACAGCCAAAGATGGAGCAAAAACCCTGTATCCCGGTGGACTTATAGGTATGCCTGCTCCAGAAGAGGATATAAAGGATGTCAAGTCAGGTGCTATGATTGTAGAGCTGCCCATGCGTGATCAGGATCAAAAAAGAGCTCCTAAAACCGAAGATAAATCTGTAGGGAAGAGAAGCGGTAAGTCTTCATATGAGAGACGTAAGCCTCAGCAGAAAAACGAAGGATAA
- a CDS encoding sirohydrochlorin cobaltochelatase, which produces MKKAIIFAAHGSKNRAASSALGNILKMAKELYPEVLIQSAFTSGHVLKQLKKQGQALPSLKQTLEKLSDKGISHVVIQSLHVIPGTEFTNISRLIKRVDRGEIKLNKAVLGNPLLTNKQEIEEVSDLMLNLLKERNPDNEALILVAHGSKYSDSGNRLYDQLKTSLESKDKNAYLGRLNNEDDIIKIRKQIQDSGIKKAFLIPLLFGAGNHAKKDIDGNHEKSWKNIVAQKGIETVTIAKGLGEYDIFAKRWMDNLQKAIKELDS; this is translated from the coding sequence ATGAAAAAAGCCATCATTTTTGCGGCTCACGGTTCAAAAAACAGGGCTGCAAGTTCAGCCTTAGGTAATATTTTAAAGATGGCAAAAGAACTGTATCCTGAAGTTCTGATCCAAAGTGCCTTTACTTCCGGCCATGTGCTCAAGCAATTAAAAAAGCAGGGGCAGGCTCTCCCAAGCCTGAAGCAGACCCTGGAAAAGCTGAGCGACAAAGGCATAAGTCACGTTGTCATCCAGTCCCTACATGTTATTCCGGGGACAGAATTTACAAATATCAGTAGACTGATAAAACGAGTTGATAGAGGCGAAATTAAGCTTAATAAAGCTGTTCTCGGAAATCCTCTGCTCACCAATAAACAAGAGATTGAAGAAGTTTCCGACTTGATGCTCAATCTGCTGAAAGAAAGGAACCCGGATAACGAAGCTTTAATTTTAGTTGCTCATGGATCAAAATATTCAGATAGCGGCAACAGACTTTACGATCAGCTCAAGACTTCACTGGAATCGAAAGATAAAAATGCTTATCTAGGCAGACTTAACAATGAAGATGACATCATAAAAATACGTAAGCAAATTCAAGACTCAGGCATTAAAAAAGCATTTCTGATCCCATTGCTCTTTGGAGCAGGGAACCATGCCAAAAAAGATATCGATGGAAACCATGAAAAGTCATGGAAAAACATTGTCGCCCAAAAAGGAATTGAAACTGTTACTATTGCTAAGGGTTTAGGAGAATATGATATTTTCGCCAAACGCTGGATGGATAACTTGCAAAAGGCCATTAAAGAACTGGACAGCTGA
- a CDS encoding ASKHA domain-containing protein, producing the protein MKKYLTVHFHDEHIAEIVPSNELNLAQILFLNGAFKGVPLCSGMGRCTLCKVRYESNHPTPHKEELKKFSSNEIERGWRLSCLHSAKPATIFIPQPERVVPRVSDKFSKKLPENISLAVDLGTTGLQWAFTINGEIVKSGQELNPQIGLGSEVMSRLAFAAKPEQCKVLSELVTGRIETLIAETGKIKELVIAGNPSMTSILAQDDVQGLSYAPYSLPSKAGNSITISPRLPKAYIPAHFSPFVGADITAGIVSLNFSDEKPEYPYLFGDLGTNGEFVLALSEEEYIVSSVPMGPALEGVGLSNGRTAGPGAISSFTLTPVGLTPLFISQPDKENRPGITGTGYLSLCSLLLRSGVLTREGQFGSGNTPFAAKLAAKITQEQGSPALDLGHKLSLPAADVEEILKVKAAFNLAMSALLDQANLPPSSLKSLILGGAMGQHVNIKDLVTTGFIPAETAGITRAAGNTSLAGAVILTNNQNARDFALSLPPRSSVLELAGSKDFGQKYLERMIFQYVY; encoded by the coding sequence ATGAAAAAATATCTTACTGTACACTTTCATGATGAGCACATCGCTGAAATTGTACCATCAAACGAGCTTAATCTGGCTCAAATATTATTCCTCAACGGAGCGTTTAAGGGAGTTCCTCTTTGCTCCGGAATGGGTCGGTGCACCCTGTGCAAAGTGAGATATGAATCAAATCATCCAACTCCGCATAAGGAAGAATTAAAAAAGTTCAGCTCAAATGAAATTGAGCGGGGCTGGCGTCTGTCATGCCTTCACTCTGCCAAACCGGCAACTATTTTTATTCCGCAGCCGGAACGGGTTGTTCCTCGTGTTTCAGATAAATTTTCAAAAAAACTTCCTGAAAACATATCTCTTGCCGTTGATCTGGGAACAACAGGTCTGCAATGGGCTTTTACCATTAACGGTGAAATTGTTAAATCCGGTCAGGAACTTAATCCACAGATAGGGCTCGGCAGTGAAGTTATGTCCCGTCTTGCTTTTGCAGCCAAGCCAGAGCAATGTAAAGTTCTATCTGAACTGGTGACAGGACGTATTGAAACGCTTATAGCTGAAACAGGTAAAATAAAAGAACTGGTCATCGCCGGCAATCCATCCATGACCTCAATCCTTGCGCAGGATGATGTTCAGGGATTAAGTTATGCCCCCTACTCTTTGCCGAGCAAAGCAGGGAACTCTATCACCATAAGCCCCAGATTGCCAAAAGCATATATCCCGGCCCACTTTTCACCCTTTGTAGGAGCGGACATTACAGCCGGGATTGTATCTCTTAATTTTTCTGACGAAAAACCAGAATATCCATATCTATTTGGCGATCTAGGAACTAACGGAGAATTTGTTCTAGCTCTATCTGAGGAAGAATACATTGTCTCCTCTGTCCCCATGGGACCTGCACTTGAAGGAGTCGGACTGAGTAATGGTCGCACTGCAGGTCCTGGAGCAATTTCATCTTTCACTCTTACTCCAGTTGGTCTTACTCCGTTATTTATCAGCCAGCCGGATAAAGAAAACAGGCCCGGAATTACCGGAACAGGGTACCTTTCCCTGTGTTCACTCTTGCTTAGATCAGGAGTTCTTACACGCGAAGGACAATTCGGATCAGGTAACACTCCCTTTGCTGCAAAATTAGCGGCAAAAATCACGCAGGAGCAAGGTTCTCCGGCTCTTGACCTGGGGCATAAACTGAGTCTTCCTGCTGCTGATGTAGAAGAAATTTTAAAAGTTAAAGCGGCCTTCAACCTTGCCATGTCCGCCTTGCTTGATCAGGCGAACTTACCGCCTTCAAGCCTTAAATCACTAATTCTTGGCGGGGCAATGGGCCAGCATGTAAACATAAAGGATCTGGTAACAACCGGATTCATTCCTGCTGAAACAGCCGGGATCACCCGCGCCGCAGGCAATACCTCCCTTGCGGGAGCTGTAATCTTAACCAACAATCAAAACGCCCGGGATTTTGCCTTATCCCTACCTCCTCGATCCAGCGTGCTGGAACTGGCTGGAAGTAAGGATTTCGGACAAAAATACCTTGAAAGGATGATATTTCAATATGTCTATTAA